Below is a window of Populus alba chromosome 2, ASM523922v2, whole genome shotgun sequence DNA.
tctgTATTAACTGTTTGACGTGGGATTCACACTCATCTATTTTGGATTTCAGAAGCATCATAAATCCCAGCTGCcgttttcatttatattttgattaagtTGATTAGAaggattttaattgaaaaattgaatgatttgGTTTTGAAAGCTCAGAtggctttctttttatttatttacttatttattgaCAATAAAATTGCATGCCAACGCATATTTGGTCCAAAATATGTGAATGCAGGCTCAAATGTTGATATATATCCCATCACCACAAACGATTTGTTTTCTAgtgtttgtctttgtttttattttctggttttCCCTAATTCATTTTCTTGCTCAATTGTGTATGCAGATATCTGATTTTTCAATCATGTTTTTGACAAGATTTACTGGGAGGACACTCCTTGCTGCTGCTAAATCTGAAACTCCCGCTgcctctgctgctgctgctacagCTACATCTGGACATAACCCACTTAAGGACTTCTTTGAGTTTGACAGGAGCGAGGATGGGGATAAACCGATTGTATACGGTATGATATGATGctcttattcttttcttttattttactaattgaGTACCACACCACCCTTCATTTCATCATATTGCTGGTAAAcaatttattgtttcttttctgATTAGTGAAACGAGAGCAGCATTCAACACATGAAGgttaagaaattgaaaagaaaacagaaggaAAAATTGAAGCacaataatatcagaataatatCCAATCATTTATGTATACATAGGATCAAACGCCTCTGGTTGTAGCTAACTGATCACCTTTCACGTGGTTGATTCTGTCATCAAAGGTGATGCATATATGGTTTTATAAATGCAAGATATTCTTCATTTTCTAGAATGTTTACCAGAGTTATTTCCTTGTTACCATCTTGCCCATTAGGCAATCTGGTGGAGCtcatggttttaaaatatatatagtgttACATACAGGCATAGCTGAAATAGAAGGGCCTTACAACAAGCCATGTGGAATCAAGATAAGATTTTGGGAAAGATTGGGATGCATTTGTTGGACTGGCTTACTCTGAAACCTATTTTATTGGATGTGTGGGATTGTGATAATGAGCACTATAAAATAAACTGTTGTATGGgcaattatatattttgctgCAATTTCTTCATTGTCGATTCAATTTGTGTGACAAAAAGTTCATGAGTCCAAGTGCTTTAAGGTCCAAAGTTTTCTTGGCTGGAACAATTGAACTGATAAATTAGCAGTACATATTTGCATGActtgatattattttgaagcCTGCTATATTAGACTTGTGCACTTGCATGCTTGGTGGTTCTTATACCCTAGTTTTTGTGTTTCCTGAATGAATGATAGAGCAAAGActcaatattaatttatatgataCTAACCTCGCAGATAAATTGCCTCTGAACGTGCTGAAAATGCCCAAgtgtaaattattttctttttgacaattttatgGTATCTTACTCTGCACATCATGGCGTTTTCTTTGCAAGTGTAATACAAAGTACTTTATTCAACTTAGAAAACTGTCTTATCTATGAAAACTCTATGTTCTGTTCCTCTCAGCAAAACGATAACCTTTATTTTTACTGAATGTGTTTTCCTCTTAACCTGTACCTTCTCCAGGGCGAAGTTGGAAAGCTTCTGAACTACGCTTAAAGGCTTGGGACGATCTTCATAAGTTATGGTATGTTATGTTGAAGGAGAAAAACATGCTGATGACTCAACGCCAGATGCTTCATGCCCAGAACTTCAGATTTCCCAATCCAGAACGCTTACCCAAGGTATATCCAATTTTCTTTGCTTGTATAGTGATATGAGCGTGTCATTATTGTTTCTCTCAGCTCAAATGCTTTCCTTTATCTTCCTGCACCAATACTGACTTAAATATGTTGGCCTTAAAACCAgtgaatcattaaaaataaatctcacataATCTTCTTACTAATCAGAAAGACCAAGGAAATTATTTGGCTTTTCATATGCATGCAAACATGGGCTTAATGTGTTTCATAATCATTTTCTCCCTTTTGTTCACCCTAGCTTTATCTAATAGAGAAGCCGATGCATTTAGAAACTAAAAAGCTTGCGTGCATGGCAGATGAATTAGGACAATTATAAGCTGCCTTGCCATGTACTCTCACTTGTGTTTTGATATCTTGCAAAGACGATCAAGTAAAAGAAGGATTCCTGGAATAATGcctctcttttaatttcttatgtcAGTGTTATGATGCAgactcttgttttgttttgcccCCTTTTATACTCTAACAAACCTAATGGGAAATTCTGTTCTGTGTGAATGAACAATGAAATTCAGGTGAGGAAGTCAATGTGTCGTATCAAGCATGTTCTCACCGAGAGAGCAATTGAAGAGCTAGATCCCAGGAGGTCTGCTGAGATGAAGAGGATGATAAATGCATTGTGATAACACCCAACTTCTGTTTGTGCTCCCCTGGGCACTGGATGAGGTCTGTTTGAGGGATGCGATGCTGCTATAATTTTCCTGGTGTCTTATCATCACAAGCATTCATATTGTGAACTTCTGGAGTATTTTGTCTCTACGAGAAAGTATAGTAGGAGGTAGTGACTCCTGAACACATAATTAGGAATGCTAATTATGGTGTATCCCGTGGAACATATGTAAGCAGTTTCTCTTGCATTAAGAAATTACTGTGTTGAAGAGAATAATGCTGAACACATATTCCTGTTGCCTGCAACACTGTAATGGAACCAACCTGAATAAAATCCGATTTACAAAGCTCTATGTGGTAGTGTCCTGCAATGAAGGTTGTACTAAAATCACGTAAAGGGGGGAAGATAGAGAGATTGCACTGATTAATTCATTATTCTTTCCTCATTTCATAATCATGCATTCTGTTACAATTTGTTGCATATATAATAGCTTATGCATTCTGGAAgaggaggagaaagaaaatcAGCCTTTTTTCCACACATGCGCATATACTAAATAGTAAATActaaaacattaaacaaaatggTTCGTGGTAAGTGAGGTGCAGTGCTTAAGACAAAACGATGCGTTGTTATTTGGTTGAGAATAATAAACGGTTATCTCTTTCACTTGATAATTTTTGTATGTTTCCCTCTTAAACTCTTGACAGTTCTCTCTTTTTCGATTCAACCTTGTCCTCATGGGAGAACTGAGGAAACCTGAAATTGAATTCTTCCACAAATTCCCAAGTAGCGTCCGATGGGGATTGGTTCTTCCAGTGAATCAAAACCTGGGTTGCTACCTTATTACTCCTTTCAACCATTCTGCAGTTGAGAACAACCTGAGGTTGAAGAGTTGGCGCCTTGGGAAATTGGGGTGGAGAAGATTCAACCACTTTGTTGCCAATATGCTTCTTCAGTTGTGACACATGGAACACCGATTGTATTGCTACGGAGGAGGGTAGGTCCAAACGATATGCCACAATGCCAGTTCTCTCCAAATCCAAGTATTGACCATGGTATTTTGATGCCATTTTCGAGGAAATTTTGTGTGCTACAGGTTTTTTATCGATATGGTTGCAATTTGAGATAGACAAGGTCTTCTGTTTCAAATGTTCTTtcactccttttttttgttttccacgTGAACCATCATATGCTGAGCAGTTGTAAATTGGTCTTAACATTTCTTCTCTAAGTAGTCAAGTGATTATCATCAGCCTCCACCATATAATCTTTAGGGAAATAGGGTATATGAGTTGGTGGAGTAAGACCATACAATACCTTATAGCTAGTAGCCTTAGTTGAAGTATGAAAGTTGGTGTTATACCACCACTCAACTAGAAATAACTATTTGATCTAGTTTGTTGGTAATTCACCTATCATGTATAGGAACTTGTTAACTATCTTAGTTTGTCCATTAGACTAAGAGTGATAGGCAGTAGAGTAATGTAAATCAACCACTTAATGAATGAAAAGTTAGTTCCAGAATTGATTAAGAAAGATTGGATCTCGATCGCTTACAATGATAGCTGATAAGCCATGTAATTTGTAAAGATCTTAGCTACTCATGAAGTAGTGTAGGGATGAGTTAAAGATCATAAAGTGTGCTTATTTGCTAAATTGGTCCACCACCACcaaaatgatttcattttcatcaaatttaggCAAGCCTTCGATGAAATCCATACTAATGTCTATGAATGGTGCTTGTAGAATAGGGAGAGGTTGTATCGATCTTGATGGAAGTAcattttcatcctttttcttCTGATATATACTAATGTCTATGAATGGTGCTTGTAGAATAGGGAGAGGTTGTATCGATCTTGATGGAAGTAcattttcatcctttttcttCTGATATACAAagcattttcttgttaattgtttaatatatttatattactaGCTTTTTCAACTAGTAATAAAGACATAGATGCCTTCCCATAGcaatatcataataaaatgatattagtTTCTAATGCAATGTAAGATCATTACCAACCAAACCTTCCCTTCATGTTAAAGTGGTTATTGACCTATTTGCAGTGAAAATAGAATATAGGATCCCAGTGAAGGTCCTGGATAATAGCCTTTACTATCTTATCCTTCACTTATAAGGCTTTGATTTCTTCTATAAGATTCGTTGAAATGGTAGATAACCCCAAAGTACATAGTTTTATATTAGTGATTCTAGTAAGTGCACCAACTGCtacattttctctttcttttttatactcAATTTCATAGTTATAACCTATTAATTCAGCTAGCCATAAGTATTGAAAGGGAAAAGTTGCCCTTTGGTCCAATAAGTACTTCAGGATGATATGGTCGGTCTTGACTTTAAAATGTTTGTCCTATAAACAATGTCTCCACTTGGTGACAATATGGAATATTGTCAGCATTTCCCTTTCATACTCAAACAATACTTGTTACTTGTAACCTAGAGGCTTGCTATAAGTCCTTTTTGCATAAGAACTACCCTTATTCCACACTTAAAGTGTCAAACTCTaccataaataatttattcaaatatgGCAATACTAGAACAAGTGGTTTAGTCATGACTTTCTTAAGAAGTCTAAAGGCTGGAATAGCTTTTTCATTCCCATTCAAACCCATGTTTTTTAAGTAACTTAGTTAAGGGTTTATATATGGAACCATAgtctttaataaaaattttatagtaACCAATTAGCTGCAAGAACCCTCTAAGTTGTTTGATAATGTTGGAAATTTATCAGTCCATTattgcttgtatttttttaaggttagtaGCCACTCTTATCTTAGAGATAATATGCCCAAAGTACTCCACTATGTCACTACAGAAAATACACTTACTATTTTTAGCAACCAATTTTTGGGACCATGGCAACTCAAACACAATTTGTAGATGTCTTAGGTGATCATTGGAAGTTTGGTTGTAGATTAAAGTATCATCAAAGTATTACTAAGACAAACTTTCTAAGATGCTCACGAGAGACTTCATTCATCAAATTTTGGAAAATGGTTAGATCATTGGTTAAGCCAAAATGTATAATAGAAAATTCATAATGGCTATTATGGGTTTTGAATGCAGTCTTGGAAATATCCTCATGACTTATTCTAATTCGGTGGTAGTCAGCCCTTAAATCAATCTTAGAAAAGATAGTTGCACCTACTAATTATTCTagtaattcttcaataagaggtatataatattttttattgattatgagTTTATGCTTTGTAATCCACACAAAGTCTCCATGAattgtcttttttcttcattaagaCAATTGAGGAAGCAAAAGGATTGTGGCTTGGCTGTATAATCCTATATTCTAACATTTCAAACATCATCTTCTTTACCACATCTTTTTGAAGTCTAAAATGTTTGTAAGGCCTCAAATTAATTCCATCTTTTAGAGGAGTTGAATGATCTTGTAGCCTTAGTGGTGGTAAGCCTCTAGGTTCTTTAAATaggttttgatatgtttttagtattagTTCTAAAGTAGGGTTCCCTTCGTTGTTAGGTGAGAGGGTAACAAATATCAAATACAAGTCACCAGCCATTTCTGAAATTAGTCTTAGGCTATAAAAATTGACCTCTATTATTCAAGTAGAATTGTCTAGTAGACTATTAAACTTTTCAAATCTGATAGTCTATAACTTGATGGGATTATCCCCCTTGATCACCACTTCATACCCTTACCAATTAAAAGACATTCATATCTCCTTGTAATTTGATACAATGTCTCTTAAAGTTGCCAACCATCACAACTATTCAGTTCAATAATGAATAGATTAGTTATGAAATTATTCCCCTGTATTTTCCacttaaaattcttttaaataattataaacaacaTCATTCCCCCCATTAACTGCCTTCATTGTTAATAGCTTGATTATTCTAAGGTCGTATTATAACTTGATGGCTATGTTGGAGTCAATAAAGTTATGGGTACTTCTTGAGTTTACCATAATAAAAGACGGGTGTTTATCCACCTTACCAATCATCCTGAGAGTGTGGAAACTAGTAACTCCTTTCAATATATTGATAGATATGTAAGGGGTCACTTGTTCAAGGCTAGCTTCTTTCTCAACAATATTCTTACCATCATCTACCTCTTTACCATCACCATCCACTATACACAAGGAATATAGTTTCCTATTTTTACATTTATGGCTTGGTATATACCTTTCATCATACCAAAAAACACAATTCATTGGCTCTCTTCTCATTAAACCCATTATTCCTTATAGATTTAATGGGCTTCATGGTAGGTTTGTATTAGATGTGGTTAGAAATGGGTAATAGGTTGTTTAAGATTATTAGAGATTAATATAGGTGaaattttataagatttattattattattattgctaggCCTAGATTGAGTTGTTTGGTTGATGTTAATGAGACAAGTTTATTGTAATTTTGGTGAAATCTTCTATAAGCTAAAGTGTTTTCTTATAAAAGTGTCAGGTTGTAGGCTTGATTTAAGACTTTAGGTTCAAACATCTTAACTAAGTTATTGATTTTCACTTAGAATCCTGCTAAGAAAAATACTAAGGTAGCTTCTCATTGATTTAAACCTTATTCCATAGCGTGTAAAAGTCCCTAATGTAACTTTCCAAATCTCTCATCTATTTAAGATCCTTAAGCTATTTTAGTGGATCATTCTGACCCCTAAACCGACAACATATTGCCTCTACATATTCACCCTAAGTCACCCTTTGATCACTTTTGCTTTTTTCATGAAGTTCTTGGTGCTAGTACAAGGCCATTCCATCTAGATAGTAAAGAGCTAACTTAAGTTTTTTAGCCTTAAaaatctcttttatatatatatatatatatatatatgattacaTTTAATAACCACTTATGCATATCATcactatcaaaattaaaaaagtctATTTTGGGTTTGTGTACCTTATAAGTGGAGTGGCTACCATCACAAGCCTAATCTGATATTGTAACAAGATCCTCTTGGTTGAATGCTGGATAGTCACTTTTAGTGTTGGGCTCACTAGGAGTATGTTGTAACTTCTATAAAAAAGTGTTTTGCTGGTAGGACAACCCATTAATGAGTTCTTTGAGCTTCTTAAACTTAGTTTCTTTAACAAACTTGGTAACTTCTAGTGATTTCATAAGTtgcttatatttttgtaattgttcATTATTCGCAGCTTCCAATGATTCCTCAAACCTTCTGAGATCTTAGGACCTGGCATCAGGAACAATAGCTTGAGTCCGAAGATCAATGACTTTAATACCACTTCTTGTGAACAACACTGTAATAGAACCAACCTAAACAAAACCTAGGAGTGGCTAAAATACAAAGCTATGTTTCGTAGTGGCCTAAAATGAAGGTTGCACTGAAATcacataaaagaagaagaagaaaggtagGGGGAAAGAGATTGCACTAATCAATTCATCATTCTTTCATCATTTCATAATCATGTATTTATTGCATCTATAACATCTTAGGCATTCTAgaagagaataagaaaaaaaaatcaaccttcTTCCACACATATAGCATTACTAAAAATtgtaatattaaacaaaatgatGCGTAACAAGTAAGTGAGGTGAAACGTTTTAGACAAAATGACGTGTTATTATTTAGTAGAGAACTAGACAGGTGACCCGCGCTATGCCGCGAGCCTGCCCAAAttttctcaaggaaaaaaaaataagattcaaaCGATGATAACACGAAATAAATCGGGTTAAATTTACTAAAGCATGACTCAcgatataagaataaaataacacgcagaaagaaaataaaaaagaaatcgcAAAGTTCAAGACTTAATAACCTAAAGTCAAAGacgaaaaaacatataaaaatataatgccaAAATAGTGAACCCGAATCAACTCGGCCTAACTTGAAAAACTCACAACCTGCAATATgagaaagggataaaaaaaaatttcaaaagaagcacctagcaaacaaaacaaagtttaataataataataataataataataataataataaaaaccataaggtaactcgagttaactttaCCAACCCACCATCATAATAGCCAAACataaagaaaactgaaaaaatgaCAAAGCTCAAGGGCAAATTATTTcatgcaaaatgatgaaat
It encodes the following:
- the LOC118044476 gene encoding large ribosomal subunit protein uL29m isoform X1, with protein sequence MAFFLFIYLFIDNKIACQRIFGPKYVNAGSNISDFSIMFLTRFTGRTLLAAAKSETPAASAAAATATSGHNPLKDFFEFDRSEDGDKPIVYGRSWKASELRLKAWDDLHKLWYVMLKEKNMLMTQRQMLHAQNFRFPNPERLPKVRKSMCRIKHVLTERAIEELDPRRSAEMKRMINAL
- the LOC118044476 gene encoding uncharacterized protein isoform X2 produces the protein MFLTRFTGRTLLAAAKSETPAASAAAATATSGHNPLKDFFEFDRSEDGDKPIVYGRSWKASELRLKAWDDLHKLWYVMLKEKNMLMTQRQMLHAQNFRFPNPERLPKVRKSMCRIKHVLTERAIEELDPRRSAEMKRMINAL
- the LOC140955294 gene encoding uncharacterized protein, producing MASKYHGQYLDLERTGIVAYRLDLPSSVAIQSVFHVSQLKKHIGNKVVESSPPQFPKAPTLQPQVVLNCRMVERSNKVATQVLIHWKNQSPSDATWEFVEEFNFRFPQFSHEDKVESKKRELSRV